GCTACTAGCAATATAGTCTAACATGCAAAAGAACCTATAGCTATAGCCATAGTACTGTAGGCATTTGTAGTGAACTCTGAATACATAGCTagtctttaaagtaaaacattaaatacattcaTAGGTTACAGTATGTAATTAATCCTTAGGTAGGGTGGAACATAGACTTCTATTACAGGCATTAGTGTAATATATCTATGCAATAGTTAgacaatgtattaaaattgcagaGTTACAgagttaaaatggatgagaagaTGTAGAATCAGACAGACAATGTGTACAATGTCAACATAGAAACAAGGAGAAGCGAACATATAGACAGTGGCAATAAAGAACAACACTGCAGAGAATGACATATATAGTTATTTGTGAATAAAAGTATGCTGAAGTGTTGCTAGTGCTGCATGTCCATTTGTgtgtaaaggtgtgtgtgtgtgtgtgtgatacacatTCACAGGTTACTCCTATCATAAGTAATAGCAGACAAACGGCATAAACAGACAGCACACGGACTCTACAAGATTCAcagattgttttttatttagtttttactgtatgtataaatttgttataaacgggttatttttgttccagtcacatactgtacattacatGTTTAAATATCTATTACATATGGTACTGCTTATATTATTTCACCATCTGTACACCAATAAAAGTAGTGAATGTGCGTGTCCGTGGGTGGGgctgtgtcagtgtggtaatgtgggctggtgtggctacagtgccagggctgaatttttgtcccagtccgcccctggctctgcggcatattagcctacaaattatttttccgcgtgagaaatacaatgtgtggcgggagtacgtgacaaaacactgaaaagagtgactgtcactctcaatgcgtgacacttgagagccctgtaacaataaaccgcattttccagcctcaactgttagttttaattttgggctgtcagtcaggggcggtcactgatgatgtcatttggtgcCGGTACCATtatttacgccagtggaaaaatgacatgaaagcagtaccaaactttcggcacttcatggaagtaccgaaagtatggtacctggtgcagtggaaaaatccctaaaatatatttcattatacaCTGTATGTCTTTCATAAGTCACAAATGACAGAATTAATGTGTTCAGATATAGCCTGAGAGCCTGTGCTTTCTCACCACTGATTTAAGGTCCTGGTTTTCCTCCCAGACCCTAAAGCTGAGCTGCCCAATGCAGGTTTAATTAATGGGGGACAGTACAATCCATACCCCCCCAACCCTTGTTCAGCAATATTGTAGACCCCAGACtaacccccccatccctggtCAGTAAATGATGTGGACCTTGGCTCTGTGCCCCTGATGGGAATGATAGCTGAGTGCCCCTCCCATAGAACAcacctgctttgttttcctgtgtctttccCTTGTTCTTATGGTAAAATGACAGTCTTGCTGATTTACCTCCTCACTGTCCTTTTAAacccatctctctgtgccatgaCTCCTGGTACAAGTGTTACACAAACTAATAAACTAGTACAATAATTAGAGATACTGTGATGCCACTGTGATGTGATTTCCCCCACAGATGTTGACCGTGTGTCCTCAGTGGGATGGGTgactgtacagagaggaggatctgtcaccatcccatgtttctatgaagacagttataaaacaaatgtgaaatactggtgcagagggcGTGACTGGAGTTCATGTTCTCCCATAATACGTACTGACCCTCCACATAAGAAGGAtgaagtgtcaatcagagatgatcctgaccagcgagtcttcactgtgaccatgaacaatctgacagctggggactctggttactactggtgtggtgtggagatcagcagaggttcACCTGTGGTAACCTGGGTTTACCTGTCAGTTACTGTAGGTAAGATGTCTGAACTGCAGattgtagccaatgagatgacacatgtcattcagtcagaatgaaaggacattaacacaaagACAGGAGAAAATattctatttaaatattttaacactTCACTTTTTATATATGAGGAACCAAATTTTAGTTTAAATCAAATACATAAAGTAGATCTGTGAGAAGTAACAGTATCACTTTAAATGGGCTACTTCAGGGAGTTAAATATGATAAGAAATGTTCATGAATGTCCTTCGGTTtagtttaaatgtatttaaaataaattaatgaatttCTATGAAAAGcacaaatacagtatattgccaaaagtattgggacacctgcctttacacacgcatgaactttaatgacatgcCATTCTTCAtgcataggctttaatatggagttggcccaccctttgcagttACTGTATAACAgtttcaactcttctgggaaggctgtccacaaggtttaggagtgtgtttatgggaatttttgaccattgtTCCAGgacagcatttgtgaggtcagtcACTGATGTTAGACGAGAAGGCCTGACTTACAGTCTTCATCCCAAAGTTGTTCTATctggttgaggtcagggctctgtgcaggccagtcaagttcctccacaccagactcgctgaTCCATGtacttatggaccttgctttgtgcactggggctcagccatgttggaacaggaaggggccatccccaaactgttcccacaaagttgggagcatgaaattgtccaaaatggctttgaatgccgcaccattaagagttcctttcactggaactaaggggccaaccCCAACCTCTGAAAAataaccccacaccataattcACCAAACCATACACTTAGCACAATGCAGTCCGGCAAGcactgttctcctggcaactaccaatcccagactcatccatcggattgccagacagagaagcgtgattcatcactccaaggaacacgtctccactgctctagggtccagtggtggcgtgctttacaccactgcatcagACACTttgcattgcgcttggtgatgtaaggcttggatgtaGCTGCTCgaccatggaaacccattccatgaagttctctacgcactgttcttgagctaatctgaaggccacatgaagtttggaggtctgtagctattgactctgcagaaaGTTGGCATCTTTTGcacactatgcgcctcagcatgcgttgtccccgctctgtgattttacatggcctaccactttgtggctgagttgttgttgttgccaATTGATTCCACTTTGTTTTAATTCCACTATCGATTTattgtggaatatttagtagtcaggcaatttcacgaatggaattgcacaggtggcatcctatcacggtgcCATgattgaattcactgagctcctgagagcaacccattctttcacaaatgtttataaaaGCAGTCTGCATGAATAGGTGCTTGAtgttatacacctgtggctatggaagtgattggaacacctgaattcaaatgatctggaggggtgtcccaattgTTTGGCAATATAGTATATATAAATTAGCATGCTGTAAAAGAGCATCAGTTTGGCTCTGTTATTGATGGTTgaagtatttaataaataatcaatTATGCATTACACTATTTAACTTTTACAAATACAGTGATAATAAATACAGCAACTAATCAGAACAACATTTGATATTGCGAAGTAATGTAACCTACAGTGGACTGGCatgaatatgtgtataaatggtgtaagagggagtgacagtgacagtgatcttcatactgtccctgcagATGTGTCCACACTGAGTTGGGTGACAGTACATAGTGGAGGATCTGTCATCATCCCATGTCCCTATGATGGCAAATATAAAACAagtgtgaaatactggtgcagagggagtgactggagttcatgCACTCCCATAGTACGGACTGACTCTCCACAGAAGAAAGAtgaagtgtcaatcagagatgattCCAAAAAGCAAGTCTTCAATGTAACCATGAACAATCTGAAAACTGGGGATTCTGGctactactggtgtggtgtggataccagcagaggttcagctgtgggaacacgggtttacctgtcagtcactgagggtaagatgtctgtactgcagactgtaggcaatgagatgcacagtatgtaacatgtcattcagtcagaaaAAAAGCTAACACGCCTCCTCCCGGCTGAGCAGCGCCGTCTCGCAGCCCCGGAATGCCGCCTCTGCTGCCTTGGCCAGAGACGCCTAGTGGCTGCCTGGTGGGCTTCTGGGCAGTGACATGCCTGGTGGGCTTCTGGGCAGTGACATGCCTGGTGCCCTTATTTCCTGCAGCAGGTGCAGCAGGCGAGCTTCATGTCGCTTGTCCTCCACCCGTGTTGTCGCTTCTCAGCTGCCTCGAGGTTCGCCAGACTGGAGCAGACTTGCCAGATGATGTTGTAATCTCCCACTCCAGCAACGCCAATGGGATCGTTTCCGGCGACCCGTTTGTGACACCAATGTAGTGCTGGGCAGACCAAGGCATCGCGAAAGCAATAAAGaacaaggagacttgcttgccaggGAGAACATACTCTTTAAGTTTCGGATTCGGAAGTCAGCAGCGTTTACCAGAAGATTATCGAGGATGCTCGGATGTGCAGATCTCACCAGCGCTACAGTACTTACCACTCTCATGTCTATAAGACCATTTCTCAAAACTGTTCATGCATATAGCCAACTCTATGGATTAGCTGCAAAAGTCTATAAATTACCCACAACGATTAAgtcatgtctcaaaagcaaataactCCACCAATGAATTAGGCCCCGTTTACACTGTCTGTTAAATGCGACCtaattccgattttttgctcatatgtgacacagatcggatctgttctgtgacagtgtaaatgggaaaaaaacgcATGCATTCGGATATTTCGAGATCGGTTTCAGGCCTCATTCATATGTGGAAATAAATCAGATATAAATCAGATATGGGCCAATGCGACTGTAATGTAAACAGGCAGATCGGATTTTCTGAGGCATTGCGTTCTGTACGTCATTAAACTGCGTACGTGAAGCGTACGTGAAAAGTACGTGGGAAGTACGTGTGGAAGcgtaacattaaaaaaacacacgaaACATGGAGGAGGAAAGTGTAGGGCAGTGGTCGGCGCCTGAAATAGCCTACCTTCTCACCCTGTGGGGAGAAGAATCCgttcaggataaaattaaagGTTCCTACAGAAACAAATCTGTTTTCGAGGATATTTCGGCTGCAATGATggcccttttcctcctccttCGCCTCAAAATCGTGATGTTGTTCGGCGAACTTCGCATACATCGCAAAGctatcataaaacaaatttcgCGTTCGTCCGTCTTGGCTACGGTGTCGTGCAAAAACCCCCGTTCAGCATGCGTGAAATTATAGCAAGTGTAAACACACGAATCGGATATGGGTCACAATTAAAAAGACCGTGTAAACAGACGGTCCAAAAAATCGGATATAGGCAACAAATCGGAATTAGGCATCAAGACCTGCAGTGTAAACGGGGCCttagtcagtgccaccaaaacaAAAGTACAATCAGCTTCGTTTTAAGCATGATAGCCAAACTGCTGAGATATGTTGTCAAAACGTCAGTGTGAGTACACTCCTGAGCTCCAGGAATCTGAATGATAATCAgttcccactttctcattgtcTCTAACTGATCACTTTTATGCCAAAGACACCAGTCTCGACATTGCAAggctctacattacagtatgtagTTACTGGAAAGAGAAAGCACTCGCATGCACATGTAACTTTTTTAGATCTTAAGACACAGTACTATATGCTATGTGCATgaactggtttgagaaacgctCTTATAGTCTTGAGACTGTTGAGCAtctttcatgaaatgtgccaaagaaATCGAGAAAAagtataataaaattattattctcAGCATCACTTTAAATGTCCAGGGATTTAATCACCTTGATTATACCTCTAATTAATTACTCTGTATCCAACCACCTCCTGTATTGAATATTTTCATTATTCATGTTTGTTTTAGCACCTTTTTATGATTCTTTAATAACTGACAGAACAGTGTTTTttgtaattataataaaaactattataTTTTCTACAATTCCACTTTCCACTTCTGTGTTTTTCTCAGAAACCACCACAGCTTCTGCTGCTGTATCTACCACCAAAATGGTCCTACAGACAGTCTCAGTGCATGATGAGGAAGGAGGgaataatgaaaaacagaagTAAGCATTcaacagcatttacagtagtgtgttGGTCCAGCTAGCATTGTTTATGTGATCACACATAATGTAAAGCTTCAATGATATTTATGAGAATATTAGCatagtttttcattttcaaattagAATATACTTGAGAAGGCATCACATCCAGGGTGagcccctgctttgtgccctatgctgctgGGGAAAGGCTGCAGGtctgtttggaaaatggatggatgaatggatggatggattctacAAAGCAGTGTAACATGTTTATTGACCAAAGTAAAACTGGCAGTTAAAATTCCCCAGCTGTTTTTATATTCTTTGTTAATGTCTCCTGTTCCTCACATGCAGCCTGTGTAATAATACAGATGTTGCTGTACCATGTTACTATAAAGCATGTAAGACTTTACTGTTCAAATCCACCCTCTTATTCAGCTCCTTGGTCCAGCTGGCTCTGTATGTAGGACTGGGCttattggtgctgctgttgagGGTTATAATTCTGTCAGAGTAGATTCACTGCATTGTTCTTCAGGTTTAAATGTGATACGtgtgactgacagacacactgatgTATTATATGTCTGACAGGTGGGAGCAGGTTCTGGATgctgcactgaaagctgggacTGGTGTGTTGTATCTGATTTGCACCATCATCGCCATTCAGCTGCACTGTAGCACCTGTAAAAAGAGGGGATCCAATCAGAGAGAAGCAGagggaggggccaatacaaacCATGGGTCATAGAAAATTCTGAATAAATATACAAGCTTGGTAATCCTGTTAAAAGGATTATCATACAGCCTCTGttagttttaaaataataataataatacaaataaaccttAAGGCTTTACTCAGGTAAAGTTACTCTGTGCTCGTATGAAATGTGTCTTTATATTTCAGTAGCATTTCAGTTTATGCTGTAGTAATTTTTTGTACATAAATCTCCCCAGATCAGAGGTTGCTGGGAGGCAGAATGACATTTGTGTAGCAGAATGACTCAGAAGagctgtaaaataaatggttatgcTAACTGCAGTGAGGCCTCTCTCACATGGCCCTGCTCAGTCTGTCCAGTCATACCATGAGAGTCAGTTAAACACAGAGGGTTTGGTCTGTAGTGTTGGATTATCTGCTGGGAAGCTGTACAGCTGGTGCTTTGTATggctgatggcctcttcttcaaaagttctttgctgccacctgctggttacATTCACACCTTTGTCTTTCATTCTGCTTAAGCTTCACTTGCTGTCTTATTGCTGTAGTacagtgtttcctaacccagtccttggggaaccccggacagtcctagtgcacctgtaccaggtatttggtgttcctgAGTGCCTGGGAGCTGTCCagggttccccaaggactgggttgggaaacaccgcTGTAGTATAAAgtgttaataataatttactcaTTAGTGaaaattttattatttgttctGATTTAATAAATGATTGATAAAGGGTTGGCTTGttgtacattttgtatttttttggagttattaaagtgattaaaaatgaataatttttCAAACTTAAAGTGaatgtttttgtggttttcaggTCACTGTCAGGATCCGTCTCTCCCACGTCTGTTTCCCTTGTTGGTCAGCATGTGTCGCTGGTCATTCTATTTTATGTCGCCCTAGACTTGCTTGCTTCACAGGTCCTAGTGCAGAGGTCCCCAAACTTTTTTCTGCGAGGGCCACATAATTTTTCCTGCATTAATAGGGGGCCGGATTGGTTTATAGCAGAAAATTACACGAGTGACTACTAGTATTATTGTGGagattttattatgatttgaatcctctggagtctgaggcctctcagccaccttcggggtagtctgacatgccttgacattttaaaatatttcacctatctaaaaaacatttattcagCTTTTATTCAGCGCAAACTCAGCatcaataatctgagaccacttagaatgttaatattccatttttttgttaaaatgaactttaaacatatacttttcaaaaacttattgagaaattgtaaaaaatcacattataaacatttctagCCAAGGCTTTTCAGCTCTGaattatagacacaggggttggctacacttaggtgaaagagacattctgaaattttttgaggtttgattactaaagtgttagaactttggagtgacactctttttctcaaagtcagtgctcagcctgcacaatgaatattggTGAGATAGGTGTCCACACACATGTAGTactttgcatactgtcaatggcccatcaatctggaatgtcactgcaccccacacccatcactttggaaaggcagtttgaaacacaagaaaaatagcaacaataaaatccttttcacagttaattggtagatggaatgaaaaatgaaaaactgtgagcAGTCgctatagaaagcgataaatatgacgcagtgcctatgcagagttaacggaaattaaataattcaatattattaaccctctggggacgagggcaccgtcgaccgcgtatctttctcgtgtatttcagttcatctcgctgaaatcattatgtagaatcatgaaaaaacactgactaaatcttttcaaaacttccattgtcaaaagtattaaagttttttaaattaggttaaataggcaaaaatgtaaaccatgtcacctttctttgttttatctgCATCTGGGGCGTGTagtattcacgttctaaatagcAGCATTACCGCATATTTAAACGCGGGCTTGAACAGACAACCTTGTGATTAtagacacacaggcttagcccgcTTACCCATGAACAAAGACCGGAGTTtcgctgctgaaaatggcaacactggcgcaaagcttcagcggcagaaacgtatccgtgtgccatattgtagccgatcagtgtaaacactacccagacatgtgctcttgtttatttgaGTAACAATGGGTGTATTCATATATTTCTTTACCTAATACTGTACCAGCTGTcagattatcatgttattatcatgcgaatagcgtgatttgcaagtgggcaggcgatcagaactgcttcgagacgcaggcgcttaagtcagtcactcttgttctttctattcgtatcacgaagctgtaaaaatatatttagtttctacctatatatatttgaaaagtagaccgtccaaggtttctaagggtgctttttaaatgtgtcttcTCTTTGAGCTCATGCATCATCAGTTCGATTGCAATGGCACGTTACGTCAAACGTACCGTGCTGTTGgtatgtcatttttaaaattaattaggCTACGTTAATAACTAAGGGAAATTTTAGTTTGAAAGCCAACCTTTGTTATGAAATACAGACAAGtatatttaaaattacattttaaaattacaaaatatgTCTCTGGCAATGTTCAGAGGGCCGGTCCAAATTTGGGGGCGGGCCACAATCAGCCCTCAGGCCGTAGTTTGGGGACCCCTGTCCTAGTGTGTTCTTCTGCTCCTCAGGCCACCATGTGGCTGAATTGGTTGAGTGTGCAGCAGAGAACCAAGAATCTTCCCTGTAGTTGTGAGTTTGAGGTTCTCCAGAGGCCAGCTTCAACTTTGTttgagtttttgttttgttttgttgtttttcaatCATGTTATTTCTATACTGGTCCTTGTTTTGTATCTGTGTCTGGTTATCCTTGTGTGTACCTTCAGTAGTTTTGTAGTAATTTCACCTGTGTTCCATGTGTCTCCAATGTAGCCCTAGTTTCTAATGTTTGATTGATTGTGATTTCCCTCACCTGTTCTCGTCAGACAGGCTACACCTGTCCCTTAGTGAAGCCCCCATGAtcatgtgtatttaagtgcctgcccttGCCCCATTCTGGAGTTGTtcattgtgtttctgtgtttgctCTTTGTGCTGCTTTTATACTCATTTTCTACCTGCCTGTGTTTCGTAGTGATGGGCGGATGAAGCTTGATGAAACTTTTGAGGCATTCTACTGTGCCGGAATGTGTTTTGAGTCTTCAAACCTGTTTTTCAAATACAGGGAGACACCAAGTGGTTTTCAGCAATGTTTTGAACATCTGATAACGAAGTCTCTGCGTTTCCATTGAATGATGTTTCTGATATGACAGCACGATCTTATCGTGTTATACTAAATATAATCTCAAATAATATGAAATCAATAAAGCAAAATGATTTAACTCACTATTCTACCGTAATAAATATGACTTAGCCGATGCAAATATGTTGGAAACAATGCATCcctagttcatcccaaattgTATCCGGTGCACACTTTTTAAATCGTGCAGTCACTTTGTGAACTTTTATACAGGTGCACCGATGCGAATCCTTAGGAATGACCCGAACTTGCTCCAGGTTCAGATTCGATTCGTATGAATTGTCTTGCAGGAATGGAGTAGATACGTGTCCTGGGCACTTGTCTATCAGACATTGTCTTTAAGAACTAGAAGGACACGGAGATGTGAGTAAAAGGATTTTAATTGTGCCAAGacttaatgtaatttaaagatGTGAAAGAACTTGGAAAAATTATTTATTCACCTGCATGAAGGATCGCTGTTTTCTTTCTACAAACAATTTGATTCTTCAGTTCACAAACTGCATTGCTCACATTCCCAAAAAAGCACTGTGGATAGATAGAgattctgggtccaaatcccGCTTCAGGGTGTCAGAAGTCATTAAGGGGTTAGTGAGGGCTCTCTCGCAGACATTTTGAGGCCTTAGGCGCACTCTTCATGTGTCTGCATTTCTGCATATTATGCCTGAGGGAATTACCCACAGATTATAGCACTGTGACATGAAACATGGGGTTAGCAGGGAAGGCCCAGAAGTGTAAAAGGTAAACAAATCATTTCTTTTGGCTATTGCTTAAtgatgctttttaaaatatatagtgaATTGATTACTTCACAGGAACCTCAGTCCACTCTTTAGGGCCTGAAACATGATCGCATTAGGCAGTCGGTCCCATAAGTGCCTTAGTCGTGAAGAAAATGcaaatcttaaaataaaaattctctAACATGTTTTGCCGTTGTCAAGGTAACATGATATGTTGCTTTGTGCTGTCCCATTCCTATTTACACCATTTCAAGCCCTTGCTGTAGATCCAAACATACTGGACAGCTGGGCTTTGATCCACTGCCACAGTcattgtgtgtttgtctgtacTTTATGTaccttgctgctgtatgcaaaATTTTTGCCGGGATCAATTAAGTTCATCTTATCTGATTATATAATTCCCCAGATGATGTAGATTTACAGCAAAATGATCACAGGATTTGAAACTATCATGTGGTATCAGG
The Paramormyrops kingsleyae isolate MSU_618 chromosome 4, PKINGS_0.4, whole genome shotgun sequence genome window above contains:
- the LOC140588702 gene encoding polymeric immunoglobulin receptor-like; its protein translation is MDPVMHLFLLMVGLTDVDRVSSVGWVTVQRGGSVTIPCFYEDSYKTNVKYWCRGRDWSSCSPIIRTDPPHKKDEVSIRDDPDQRVFTVTMNNLTAGDSGYYWCGVEISRGSPVVTWVYLSVTVDVSTLSWVTVHSGGSVIIPCPYDGKYKTSVKYWCRGSDWSSCTPIVRTDSPQKKDEVSIRDDSKKQVFNVTMNNLKTGDSGYYWCGVDTSRGSAVGTRVYLSVTEETTTASAAVSTTKMVLQTVSVHDEEGGNNEKQKWEQVLDAALKAGTGVLYLICTIIAIQLHCSTCKKRGSNQREAEGGANTNHGS